ACTGCGTCACTACCGCCAGGACATAACTCATCACAGACTTATTTCCGATATATATCACGTTGTCTTCTCCAGGCATTTTTGCATCACCAATTTGTAACTAGGTACAGGGATATTTAAAGGTATCACCTTCTTGATGGTATCGCATTCTCTTCTCTCATTCGGGGATCGTTAGAAGGTGATTTCTCCCTTTACGAGATGGATGCGGGAACGGCTGCGCGGTCCGGAATAGAGGGGCACATATTTCTTAGCGTAATCTCCTTTTATTTTATAACACGATGAAAGCGCTGGTGTTTGAGCCTTTTTCGGGTGCCTCTGGAGACATGATCATTGGCAGCCTGCTGGATCTGGGCGTGCAGGAGTCAAAGATAGCGGATGCTATTTCTGCCTTTGACCTTGAGCTGGCGGTGCAAGAGGTGGAAAAGCGAGGGATAGTGGCAAAGAAAGTCGAGTTCGTAACGACGAGCACTACATCTGCGGCAGGAGCACGAGCCGTACGGTCGTATACGGATATCGTGAGCGCGATAGAGCACAGTGGATTGGAGAATGAGATAATAGAGAATGCCCTGAGCGTATTTGAACGGCTCGCAACCGCCGAGGCAACCGTGCACGGAACGCCCAAAGAACGCTTACACCTCCACGAGATCGGCGCGTGGGATACCCTAGGGGACCTTGTAGGAAGCACTGTTGCCTTCCTGGATCTTCGCCCGGATATCGTTATAAGCACTCCCATTTCGGTGGGTACTGGCTTTGTAGAAACCGAACACGGACTTTTGCCTGTTCCTGCACCTGCAACGGTTGAAATATTACGAGACACCTCGTTGTTGTATCAGGGCGGCCCTTTTAAATCCACTTCTGAGCTGTTAACACCGACGGGTGCGGCGCTCTTCGCGCACTTTGTTCAACGCTCTGAACCCTTCTTA
The DNA window shown above is from Methanomicrobia archaeon and carries:
- the larC gene encoding nickel pincer cofactor biosynthesis protein LarC, whose amino-acid sequence is MKALVFEPFSGASGDMIIGSLLDLGVQESKIADAISAFDLELAVQEVEKRGIVAKKVEFVTTSTTSAAGARAVRSYTDIVSAIEHSGLENEIIENALSVFERLATAEATVHGTPKERLHLHEIGAWDTLGDLVGSTVAFLDLRPDIVISTPISVGTGFVETEHGLLPVPAPATVEILRDTSLLYQGGPFKSTSELLTPTGAALFAHFVQRSEPFLPQMRITKAGYGAGSRDGPMPNVLRASLGEIEGLSRDAIEVLETNVDNVTGEVLGNLTGVLMAEGAKDVAIAPVLMKKGRMGHIIKVITTPQDAARIAYRIMEETGSLGVRVMQVKHRFVANREEKKVTVRIRGVEREVGVKIGRDAEGKVLNVAAEFEDARRVANELKMPLKDVMRIVEATFFYK